One window of the Anaeromyxobacter dehalogenans 2CP-C genome contains the following:
- a CDS encoding helix-turn-helix domain-containing protein — protein sequence MKRKGRTTSAFAKIKAGLEDAIAFHAGDRQLTVRDVELKPPAPMGAKEVLAVRTRMRVSQAAFARILNVSPRTVQAWETDARRPSDAALKLLAVAKAHPEVLLG from the coding sequence ATGAAGAGGAAGGGAAGGACCACGTCCGCGTTCGCCAAGATCAAGGCAGGGCTGGAGGACGCGATCGCCTTCCACGCTGGGGACCGGCAGCTCACGGTTCGTGACGTGGAGCTGAAGCCGCCGGCCCCGATGGGCGCGAAGGAGGTGCTCGCAGTCCGGACCCGGATGCGCGTCTCGCAAGCCGCTTTCGCGCGAATCCTGAACGTCAGCCCGAGGACGGTGCAGGCGTGGGAGACGGACGCCCGTCGTCCCTCCGATGCGGCGCTGAAGCTTCTCGCCGTTGCCAAGGCGCATCCGGAAGTGCTGCTCGGCTGA
- a CDS encoding SDR family oxidoreductase, translating to MSNTSRVWFITGASKGIGRILADALLADGHRVAATSRDRAALEKSSPEANGLLALETDLTNAASVKAAIDATVERFGAIDVVVNNAGYGQQGTVEALSDAEYRRNFEVNVFAPLQVLRHALPHMRRQRSGHIVNIASIVGIQGGYAGWSSYAATKFALAGLTESLAAEVAELGIKATVVYPGPVRTDFLSTGSLAVAEHSIDEYTEARASLDLHLNQLDGKQAGDPEKVARLIIDAVVAAEPPLHLFAGKIANQLAEAKMSGIRKDLDAWREASAATDFPEGL from the coding sequence ATGAGCAACACTTCAAGAGTCTGGTTCATCACCGGAGCCTCCAAGGGCATCGGCCGGATCCTCGCCGACGCTCTCCTGGCCGACGGGCACCGCGTCGCGGCCACGTCGCGCGACAGAGCGGCTCTCGAGAAGAGCTCTCCGGAAGCGAATGGCCTGCTCGCTCTGGAGACAGACCTCACGAACGCGGCCAGCGTGAAGGCCGCGATCGATGCGACGGTCGAGCGTTTCGGCGCCATCGACGTCGTGGTCAACAACGCCGGCTACGGCCAGCAGGGCACCGTCGAGGCGCTCAGCGATGCCGAGTATCGCCGGAACTTCGAGGTCAACGTGTTCGCGCCGCTGCAGGTACTGCGGCACGCGCTTCCCCATATGCGGCGCCAGCGCTCGGGTCATATCGTCAACATCGCCTCGATCGTCGGCATCCAGGGCGGCTATGCGGGCTGGAGCAGCTATGCCGCGACCAAGTTCGCACTCGCTGGCCTTACCGAGTCCCTGGCAGCCGAAGTCGCTGAACTCGGGATCAAGGCGACCGTCGTCTATCCCGGACCGGTGCGGACCGATTTCCTCTCCACCGGCAGCCTGGCCGTCGCCGAGCACAGCATCGACGAGTACACCGAGGCAAGGGCCTCTCTCGACCTTCACCTCAACCAGCTCGATGGGAAGCAGGCAGGTGATCCCGAGAAGGTCGCTCGGCTCATCATCGATGCCGTCGTGGCAGCCGAACCGCCGCTGCACCTGTTCGCCGGCAAGATCGCCAACCAGCTCGCCGAAGCAAAGATGTCCGGCATCCGGAAGGATCTCGATGCTTGGCGAGAAGCCTCGGCGGCCACCGATTTTCCCGAAGGGCTCTAG
- a CDS encoding Atu4866 domain-containing protein, whose protein sequence is MDQNKYVGMWVTADGYVRHELLPNGRYDEARGDRKSAYQGRYTLTGDHIDYVDDTGFTADGDFMNGVLHHAGMVLCRVKP, encoded by the coding sequence ATGGACCAGAACAAGTACGTCGGGATGTGGGTCACAGCGGACGGCTACGTCCGCCACGAGCTCCTGCCGAACGGCCGCTACGACGAGGCACGCGGCGACCGGAAGAGCGCCTACCAAGGGCGCTACACGCTGACGGGCGATCACATCGACTACGTCGACGATACCGGCTTCACCGCGGACGGCGACTTCATGAACGGCGTGCTCCACCATGCGGGCATGGTCCTGTGTCGGGTGAAGCCCTGA
- a CDS encoding aldo/keto reductase, with protein sequence MDKRALGKSGLEVSLIGYGAMGLSHGYGPASDKQQAIALLRAAFDRGVTFFDTAQIYGPFTNEEVVGEALAPFRDMVVIATKFGFAFDSDGKPTGALDSRPESIRGTTEGSLKRLGVETIDLLYQHRVDPNVAIEDVAGTVKELISEGKVRHFGLSEAGVETIRRAHAVQPVAAVQSEYSLWWREPEQAVLPACEGLGIGFVPFSPLGKGFLTGKITDTTKFEAGDLRGTTFPRFTPENIRANQAFVDFVKQVAARKQCTPAQIALSWVLAQKPWIVPIPGTTKLHRLEENLAAVNVELSPDDLRDIDGAASRITVQGIRYPAHMQAMVDR encoded by the coding sequence ATGGACAAGCGCGCGCTGGGGAAGAGTGGACTCGAGGTGTCGTTGATCGGCTACGGTGCCATGGGGCTGAGCCACGGCTATGGGCCGGCCAGCGACAAGCAGCAGGCGATCGCGCTGCTCCGCGCGGCGTTCGACCGGGGAGTGACGTTCTTCGACACCGCGCAGATCTACGGCCCCTTCACGAACGAAGAGGTCGTGGGCGAAGCGCTCGCGCCGTTCCGCGACATGGTGGTGATCGCGACGAAGTTCGGCTTCGCCTTTGACTCCGACGGTAAGCCGACCGGCGCGCTCGACAGCCGGCCCGAGTCCATCCGCGGGACGACGGAAGGCTCGCTGAAGCGCCTCGGCGTCGAGACGATCGACCTGCTTTACCAGCACCGGGTCGACCCGAACGTCGCGATCGAGGACGTGGCGGGGACCGTGAAGGAGCTGATCTCCGAGGGCAAGGTGAGGCACTTCGGGCTCTCGGAGGCCGGTGTCGAGACGATCCGGCGCGCGCACGCGGTGCAGCCGGTCGCGGCTGTCCAGAGCGAATACTCGCTGTGGTGGCGTGAGCCCGAGCAGGCAGTGCTGCCGGCGTGCGAGGGCCTTGGCATCGGCTTCGTCCCATTCAGTCCTCTGGGGAAGGGGTTCCTCACCGGGAAGATCACCGACACCACGAAGTTCGAAGCCGGTGACCTGCGCGGCACGACGTTCCCGCGCTTCACGCCCGAGAACATCAGGGCGAACCAGGCGTTCGTCGATTTCGTCAAGCAGGTCGCAGCGCGGAAGCAGTGCACACCAGCGCAGATCGCGCTCTCCTGGGTGCTCGCACAGAAGCCATGGATCGTGCCAATCCCTGGGACGACGAAGCTGCATCGCCTGGAGGAGAACCTCGCCGCGGTGAACGTCGAGCTTTCACCCGACGACCTCCGCGACATCGACGGCGCGGCTTCCCGGATCACCGTTCAAGGCATCCGGTATCCCGCGCACATGCAGGCGATGGTGGACCGCTGA
- a CDS encoding Spy/CpxP family protein refolding chaperone has translation MNSFLSGALGAVVVLFLAGLVRVVAFRRWRHHRGARAGWLLRRIGASPEQERAVRAELDALSQAFLALRADAHPLRGDLADLFVAPSLDAAHVRDAIDARLASAVALPARVAEAIARVHDVLDPAQRERLAILLREGPRRHGCGRMGRAAA, from the coding sequence ATGAACTCGTTCCTGTCCGGCGCCCTCGGCGCCGTCGTCGTCCTCTTCCTCGCCGGCCTGGTCCGCGTCGTGGCGTTCCGCCGGTGGCGGCACCACCGCGGCGCGCGCGCCGGCTGGCTCCTTCGCCGGATCGGCGCCTCGCCGGAGCAGGAGCGCGCCGTCCGCGCCGAGCTCGACGCGCTCTCCCAGGCGTTCCTCGCGCTCCGCGCCGACGCGCACCCGCTCCGCGGCGACCTCGCCGACCTCTTCGTGGCGCCCTCGCTCGACGCCGCGCACGTCCGGGACGCGATCGACGCGCGGCTCGCGAGCGCGGTGGCGCTCCCGGCCCGCGTCGCCGAGGCGATCGCGCGCGTCCACGACGTGCTCGACCCGGCCCAGCGCGAGCGCCTCGCCATCCTCCTGCGCGAGGGGCCGCGGCGGCACGGCTGCGGGCGCATGGGTCGCGCGGCCGCGTGA
- a CDS encoding alpha/beta hydrolase has translation MAGKVGAADYKQNPFTLVYEGAITKNEPGKVNIHPVTYKLNNLDISANVYTPANYDPSKQYPAVVVAHPNGGVKEQVAGLYAQRLAEQGYITIAADAAYQGASGGQPRNVDKPAYRIEDIHGMADFIARYPGVDVARLGLLGICGGGGYSLKAAQTDKRFKAIATLSMFNSGRARRNGYNDSQLSTIQVRLQQASDARAQEAAGGEILYSGDANLTDEQIAKLPFDLYRQGYEYYWKTHAHPGSTFKYTTSSLLDLMSFDATDRLELLDKPLLMIAGSKADSLYMTEDAFAKATGTKNKELFKIDGATHIETYWVPKHVDAAMNKLTEFFGRSLRK, from the coding sequence ATGGCTGGCAAGGTCGGGGCGGCGGATTACAAGCAAAACCCGTTCACCTTGGTCTACGAAGGTGCGATCACCAAGAATGAGCCGGGCAAGGTCAACATCCATCCGGTCACGTACAAGCTCAATAACCTGGATATCTCGGCCAACGTCTACACGCCGGCAAACTACGACCCGTCGAAGCAATACCCGGCGGTCGTCGTGGCGCACCCCAACGGCGGAGTGAAGGAGCAGGTCGCGGGCCTCTATGCCCAGCGCCTCGCGGAGCAGGGCTACATCACGATCGCCGCGGATGCGGCTTATCAAGGCGCGAGCGGCGGCCAGCCCCGCAACGTGGACAAGCCCGCATACCGCATCGAGGACATCCACGGGATGGCGGACTTCATCGCCCGTTATCCGGGTGTCGATGTCGCGCGCCTGGGGTTGCTCGGCATCTGTGGTGGCGGCGGCTATTCGTTGAAGGCGGCGCAAACGGACAAGCGCTTCAAGGCCATCGCGACGCTGAGCATGTTCAACTCCGGGCGAGCGCGTCGCAACGGCTACAACGACTCGCAGCTGTCCACCATCCAGGTACGCCTGCAGCAGGCCTCGGACGCCCGCGCCCAGGAGGCAGCCGGCGGGGAGATTCTCTATTCAGGCGACGCCAACCTGACCGATGAGCAGATCGCCAAGTTGCCGTTCGACCTGTACCGGCAGGGCTACGAGTACTACTGGAAGACGCACGCGCACCCCGGCTCGACGTTCAAATACACGACGAGCAGCTTGCTGGATCTCATGAGCTTCGATGCCACCGACCGACTCGAGCTGCTCGACAAACCCTTGCTCATGATCGCGGGCAGCAAGGCCGACAGCCTGTACATGACCGAGGATGCGTTCGCGAAGGCCACCGGCACGAAGAACAAGGAGCTTTTCAAGATCGACGGCGCCACGCACATCGAGACGTACTGGGTCCCCAAGCATGTGGACGCTGCGATGAACAAGCTGACGGAGTTCTTCGGAAGGTCCCTCAGGAAGTGA
- a CDS encoding LysR family transcriptional regulator, translated as MRSDLAALEAFLAVADNRSFRAAGQVLGVTSSAVSQAVHKLEERLGVQLFARTTRSVALTEAGEHLRAGLRPAFAQMRETVDSLGELKGRPAGLLRLNVSSVAEAIFSEGVLAAFLARHPGIRLDVAVDDTGTDIVKEGFDAGIQLGEVIAQDMVAVNVTREERQIVVASPRYLAAHGVPRRPRDLHKHACIGWRVYSRPAPYRWEFTSNGREIEVAIEARVDTNEMAVMVRLALDGVGIAAGLERTWAPHLASGKLVSVLDEYCPPFSGFFLYYPRRTRVPAKLRALIDFLKERRN; from the coding sequence ATGCGCAGCGACCTCGCGGCCCTCGAAGCGTTTCTTGCCGTCGCCGACAACCGGAGCTTTCGCGCGGCCGGGCAGGTCCTCGGCGTCACGTCCTCCGCAGTCAGCCAGGCGGTGCACAAGCTCGAGGAGCGGCTCGGCGTGCAGCTCTTCGCGCGCACGACCCGGAGCGTCGCGCTGACCGAAGCCGGCGAGCACCTCCGTGCCGGTCTCCGCCCCGCGTTCGCTCAGATGCGCGAGACCGTGGACTCGCTCGGCGAGCTGAAGGGCCGCCCCGCTGGGCTCCTCCGCCTCAACGTGTCGTCGGTCGCGGAGGCCATCTTCTCCGAGGGCGTGCTGGCGGCGTTTCTCGCGCGCCACCCCGGCATCCGGCTCGACGTCGCGGTGGACGACACCGGCACCGACATCGTGAAGGAGGGCTTCGACGCGGGCATCCAGCTTGGAGAAGTGATCGCTCAGGACATGGTGGCGGTGAACGTGACGCGGGAGGAGCGGCAGATCGTCGTCGCGTCGCCGCGCTACCTCGCCGCCCACGGCGTGCCGAGGCGACCGCGCGACCTGCACAAGCACGCGTGCATCGGCTGGCGCGTGTACTCACGCCCTGCGCCGTATCGCTGGGAGTTCACCTCGAACGGTCGCGAGATCGAGGTCGCGATCGAGGCCCGCGTCGACACGAACGAGATGGCCGTGATGGTGCGTCTCGCGCTCGATGGCGTTGGCATCGCGGCCGGGCTCGAGCGCACATGGGCGCCGCACCTCGCGAGCGGGAAGCTCGTCAGCGTGCTCGACGAGTACTGCCCGCCATTCTCGGGGTTCTTCCTCTACTACCCGCGCCGGACACGCGTCCCGGCCAAGCTCCGCGCGTTGATCGACTTCCTCAAGGAGCGAAGGAACTGA
- a CDS encoding class I SAM-dependent methyltransferase — MIGFTPWEDQPLPPELSALVEGLRARPPGRALDLGCGRGAHAVYLASHGWKVTGVDLVPAALAKARQRATDAGVDVQFLDGDVTRLDTLGLSPGYDLLLDAGCFHGLSDPERAAYARGVTALRAPRAAMLLFAFKPGWRGPAPRGASAEDLTSAFGPSWRLVRSERARESRLPLPLRNADPRWHLLEAA, encoded by the coding sequence TTGATCGGGTTCACGCCCTGGGAAGACCAGCCGCTGCCGCCGGAGCTTTCGGCGCTCGTCGAGGGGCTGCGCGCGCGTCCTCCGGGCCGGGCGCTCGATCTCGGGTGCGGGAGGGGGGCGCACGCCGTCTACCTCGCGAGCCACGGGTGGAAGGTGACTGGCGTGGACCTCGTCCCGGCAGCGCTGGCGAAGGCGCGCCAGAGGGCGACGGACGCCGGAGTGGACGTGCAGTTCCTGGACGGCGACGTCACGCGGCTCGACACGCTCGGGCTCTCGCCGGGCTACGACCTCCTCCTCGACGCGGGCTGCTTCCACGGGCTCTCGGACCCGGAGCGAGCGGCCTACGCGCGGGGCGTGACGGCGCTGCGTGCGCCGCGCGCGGCGATGCTGCTGTTCGCGTTCAAGCCGGGGTGGCGCGGGCCGGCGCCGCGGGGGGCGAGCGCCGAGGACCTCACGTCGGCGTTCGGGCCGTCGTGGCGGCTGGTGCGCTCGGAGCGGGCACGGGAGTCACGGCTGCCGCTCCCGCTGAGGAACGCGGACCCGCGCTGGCACCTGCTCGAGGCGGCCTGA
- a CDS encoding (R)-mandelonitrile lyase, producing MLPPLVLLAMAVFVHGCAHQQATSRGTTVTTDGLSVKQQRLVAIAAFTANGNLPKLSTALAGGLDAGWTINEIKEVLVQLYAYAGFPRSLNGLNTFIDVLDDRQRRGITDEVGREPSPMPAHKSSIELGTEIQTKLVGGPATGRYVAFCPGIDAFLKGHLFGDILGRDNLDVQSREIATISALATLEGVNPQLTSHFNVGLNTGLTEAQLRGVTFAIDDAVGKARGDNARHLLAQVIGKRPGMSHPDTVLSTGRGSSAEARISIRVRQEQLVESAPLEHFKGTVRIRRLFQASDPARASGASVTFEPGARTAWHAHPLGQVLVVTAGTGWVQQRGEAAKAIREDDVVWIPPAVMHWHGATTTTAMTHMAVQERLDDNTVEWMEQVSDEQYRAAEQTR from the coding sequence ATGCTTCCGCCACTCGTCCTCTTGGCGATGGCGGTGTTCGTGCACGGGTGCGCGCATCAGCAGGCGACTTCGAGAGGAACGACCGTGACAACTGACGGGCTGAGCGTCAAGCAGCAGCGGCTCGTGGCGATCGCCGCCTTCACAGCCAACGGCAACCTGCCGAAACTGAGCACGGCGTTGGCCGGAGGGCTGGATGCTGGCTGGACCATCAACGAGATCAAGGAGGTCCTCGTTCAGCTGTACGCTTACGCGGGGTTCCCGCGCAGCTTGAACGGGCTCAACACGTTCATCGACGTCCTCGATGACCGGCAGCGAAGAGGCATCACCGACGAAGTGGGCCGCGAACCGAGCCCCATGCCGGCTCACAAGAGCAGCATCGAACTCGGAACCGAGATCCAGACGAAGCTGGTGGGAGGGCCTGCGACGGGCCGATACGTCGCATTCTGTCCGGGCATCGATGCCTTTCTGAAAGGGCATCTCTTCGGAGACATCCTGGGCCGCGACAACCTGGACGTGCAGAGCCGAGAGATCGCCACCATCTCGGCTCTGGCCACTCTCGAGGGGGTCAATCCCCAGCTGACGTCCCACTTCAACGTGGGCCTCAACACCGGCCTCACCGAGGCGCAGCTGAGGGGCGTGACCTTCGCCATCGACGACGCCGTCGGGAAGGCTCGTGGAGACAACGCTCGCCACCTGCTGGCGCAGGTCATCGGCAAGAGGCCGGGCATGTCGCATCCGGACACCGTGCTCTCCACCGGGCGCGGCTCGTCAGCCGAGGCGCGGATCAGCATCCGCGTGCGCCAAGAACAGCTCGTCGAGAGCGCACCTCTGGAACACTTCAAGGGCACGGTTCGAATCCGGCGGCTCTTCCAGGCCAGCGATCCAGCGCGCGCATCGGGCGCCTCGGTCACGTTCGAGCCTGGCGCTCGGACGGCGTGGCACGCCCACCCGTTGGGCCAGGTGCTCGTGGTGACCGCCGGAACGGGCTGGGTTCAGCAGCGGGGGGAGGCGGCCAAGGCGATCAGGGAGGACGACGTCGTGTGGATCCCTCCGGCGGTCATGCACTGGCACGGAGCGACGACGACCACCGCGATGACGCACATGGCCGTTCAGGAGCGACTCGACGACAACACCGTTGAGTGGATGGAGCAAGTGAGCGACGAACAGTATCGCGCGGCCGAGCAGACGCGCTGA
- a CDS encoding SDR family oxidoreductase, producing MSANIEKVVLITGASSGIGEATARLLAERGARVLLGARRTERLGTITSEILASGGQADQRALDVTSLEDMQRFVAFARERFGRVDVIVNNAGVMPLSPLSALKVDEWNRMIDVNIRGVLHGIAATLPLMEAQGSGHVVNVSSIGGHVTFPGSAVYCATKYAVVAITDSLRQETTKVRATTISPGVTESELASTITHEGSVAAMRDFRRVAIPASAVAEAIAWAIAQPDAVDVSEIIVRPTASLA from the coding sequence ATGAGCGCCAACATCGAGAAGGTCGTCCTCATCACGGGAGCGAGCAGCGGCATTGGTGAAGCGACCGCGCGTCTCCTCGCGGAGCGCGGCGCGCGGGTCCTCCTGGGCGCGCGGCGCACCGAACGCCTCGGGACGATCACCTCCGAGATCCTCGCTTCCGGTGGCCAGGCCGACCAGCGCGCGCTCGACGTGACGAGCCTCGAGGACATGCAGCGATTCGTGGCCTTCGCACGCGAGCGCTTCGGTCGCGTCGACGTCATCGTCAACAACGCCGGGGTCATGCCGCTTTCGCCGCTCTCGGCGCTGAAGGTCGACGAGTGGAACCGGATGATCGACGTGAACATTCGAGGCGTCCTCCACGGCATCGCCGCGACCCTCCCCTTGATGGAGGCGCAGGGGTCCGGGCACGTCGTCAACGTCTCCTCGATCGGTGGGCACGTCACCTTCCCGGGCTCCGCCGTCTACTGCGCGACGAAGTACGCCGTCGTCGCCATCACTGACAGCCTCCGTCAGGAGACGACGAAGGTTCGCGCGACGACCATCAGCCCGGGCGTCACCGAGTCCGAGCTGGCGAGCACCATCACCCACGAGGGCTCGGTGGCCGCGATGCGCGACTTCCGCCGCGTCGCGATCCCCGCGAGTGCTGTCGCGGAGGCCATCGCCTGGGCGATCGCCCAGCCGGACGCCGTCGACGTGAGCGAGATCATCGTCCGCCCGACGGCGAGCCTGGCCTGA
- a CDS encoding OmcA/MtrC family decaheme c-type cytochrome, whose amino-acid sequence MTRRALTLGLAAIFAATSVAGCSGDDGDPGSPGPAGPPGAEGPAGPTGPTGPQGPAGESPVAPEATQARLYARITAVSIPNAATTGGVPTVTYVLYRDAAMTNPVTACAGGAASGYAAFAPAFTIAKLVDDPANPGTKVWKSYLNKLLVNPVHEPDVPVAAVEASSATVGTLVDNGDGSCSYTFQADLSKQVAPSAAVAVTEAYDPAAVTRFAIQNNLANPDATRPVFNGYGDVVPATGAMATADPRALVSDAACGACHVQLAVHGARRLEVAYCGTCHNPSMLDPGTLSTNSITLDLAVMIHKIHQGSSLPSVSGKDLDGTAIAGAVPGRLIMNSKHEYTGVKFPQDPGSCTVCHDVASGTGSDYWKTQASVAYCGSCHDRTDFANATPAAGWTAHGAGVVADGSCAACHGAGKFADATKVHSLAAPTPATEVASLQIVKVEQTAPGESPAVTFSVSNPAAAGAAFDLATDPLWTLPTARLGVHVGWSTVEGANWNNAGAGTAKPGQPVTINVLGGGVLQAAAVRNADGTYTVTSPTAIPADAKAGVAVLEGSPSKNSTRASLKYRLTAATATFPIGTAAVAERRQVVDAAKCNRCHGLVEGHEGNRSGNLDSCVVCHNTSATDVQSRPTVTIDGKAEQSLQFGVMVHAIHSGASLPYTPGIVTYHGPIASPVIADFRPGGMALGTSIGRCDLCHDDASPFPSADDVGLTEGFTTGGDFTNADQATYTRTSPIAGVCGSCHASAAALNHMAQNGAAGPYTIGVGQFSAGLTQLELVAAQTSGGPGAEACAVCHGSGSVFDPAQYHGR is encoded by the coding sequence ATGACGAGACGTGCGCTGACACTCGGGCTCGCTGCGATCTTCGCGGCGACCTCCGTCGCCGGCTGCAGCGGTGACGACGGGGACCCCGGATCGCCGGGGCCGGCGGGGCCTCCCGGCGCCGAAGGGCCCGCCGGGCCGACCGGGCCCACCGGGCCGCAGGGGCCTGCGGGCGAGTCGCCCGTCGCGCCCGAGGCCACCCAGGCGCGGCTCTACGCCCGCATCACCGCGGTGAGCATCCCCAACGCCGCCACCACCGGCGGCGTCCCCACGGTCACCTACGTGCTCTACCGCGACGCCGCGATGACGAACCCGGTCACCGCCTGCGCCGGCGGCGCGGCGAGCGGCTATGCGGCGTTCGCGCCGGCCTTCACCATCGCCAAGCTGGTGGACGACCCGGCGAACCCCGGGACGAAGGTCTGGAAGAGCTACCTCAACAAGCTCCTCGTGAACCCCGTGCACGAGCCCGACGTCCCGGTGGCCGCGGTCGAGGCGTCCAGCGCCACGGTCGGCACGCTCGTGGACAACGGCGACGGCTCGTGCAGCTACACGTTCCAGGCCGACCTCTCGAAGCAGGTGGCGCCGAGCGCCGCGGTCGCCGTGACCGAGGCCTACGACCCGGCCGCCGTCACGCGCTTCGCGATCCAGAACAACCTCGCGAACCCGGATGCCACGCGCCCGGTGTTCAACGGCTACGGCGACGTGGTCCCCGCGACCGGCGCGATGGCGACCGCCGACCCGAGGGCGCTCGTGTCCGACGCCGCCTGCGGCGCCTGCCACGTCCAGCTCGCGGTCCACGGCGCGCGCCGGCTCGAGGTCGCGTACTGCGGGACCTGCCACAACCCCAGCATGCTCGACCCGGGCACGCTGTCCACGAACAGCATCACGCTCGACCTCGCCGTCATGATCCACAAGATCCACCAGGGCTCGAGCCTGCCCAGCGTGAGCGGCAAGGACCTCGACGGCACCGCCATCGCCGGCGCCGTGCCGGGCCGCCTCATCATGAACAGCAAGCACGAGTACACCGGCGTGAAGTTCCCGCAGGACCCCGGCAGCTGCACGGTGTGCCACGACGTCGCCTCGGGCACCGGCTCCGACTACTGGAAGACCCAGGCGTCCGTCGCGTACTGCGGCTCGTGCCACGACCGGACGGACTTCGCGAACGCCACGCCGGCGGCGGGCTGGACGGCGCACGGCGCCGGCGTCGTCGCCGACGGGAGCTGCGCGGCGTGCCACGGCGCCGGCAAGTTCGCCGACGCGACCAAGGTCCACAGCCTCGCCGCCCCGACCCCCGCGACCGAGGTGGCCTCGCTCCAGATCGTGAAGGTGGAGCAGACCGCGCCCGGTGAGTCCCCGGCGGTCACGTTCAGCGTGAGCAACCCCGCCGCCGCCGGCGCGGCGTTCGACCTCGCGACCGATCCGCTCTGGACGCTCCCCACCGCCCGCCTCGGCGTCCACGTCGGCTGGTCCACGGTGGAGGGCGCCAACTGGAACAACGCCGGCGCCGGCACCGCCAAGCCCGGCCAGCCGGTGACCATCAACGTGCTCGGCGGCGGCGTGCTCCAGGCGGCCGCCGTGCGGAACGCGGACGGCACCTACACGGTCACGTCCCCGACGGCGATCCCCGCCGACGCGAAGGCGGGCGTGGCGGTGCTCGAAGGCTCGCCCAGCAAGAACTCGACGCGCGCCAGCCTGAAGTACCGGCTCACCGCCGCCACGGCCACGTTCCCCATCGGCACCGCCGCCGTCGCCGAGCGCCGCCAGGTGGTGGACGCCGCGAAGTGCAACCGGTGCCACGGCCTGGTGGAGGGGCACGAGGGCAACCGCAGCGGCAACCTCGACTCGTGCGTCGTCTGCCACAACACCTCGGCGACCGACGTGCAGAGCCGCCCGACCGTGACCATCGACGGCAAGGCCGAGCAGTCGCTGCAGTTCGGCGTGATGGTCCACGCCATCCACTCGGGCGCGTCGCTGCCGTACACGCCCGGGATCGTCACGTACCACGGCCCCATCGCTTCCCCGGTGATCGCCGACTTCCGCCCGGGTGGCATGGCGCTGGGCACGTCGATCGGCCGGTGCGACCTCTGCCACGACGACGCGAGCCCGTTCCCGAGCGCCGACGACGTGGGCCTCACCGAGGGCTTCACCACCGGCGGCGACTTCACCAACGCGGACCAGGCGACGTACACCCGCACCAGCCCGATCGCCGGGGTCTGCGGCTCGTGCCACGCGAGCGCCGCCGCGCTGAACCACATGGCCCAGAACGGCGCGGCCGGCCCGTACACCATCGGCGTCGGCCAGTTCAGCGCGGGGCTCACGCAGCTCGAGCTCGTCGCCGCCCAGACGTCCGGCGGTCCCGGCGCCGAGGCGTGCGCCGTCTGCCACGGCAGCGGGTCGGTGTTCGATCCGGCGCAGTATCACGGTAGGTAG